Within Limisalsivibrio acetivorans, the genomic segment AGGGAAACAATTTCCATGAAGAAAAGAATACCGATCTGAAAAAGCAATATAACAGCGGTAATTACAAGATCGAAGACAAAAAAGGGACTGGCATTAACGTTGCTAGTTAGTATAGCAGAGACGCTGACTCCACACAGTTTGGACTGGCGCGGGAGAGCAAATACTGCTAAAGTAAATCAGGTTCGTGTCGATAAGGATAATGAACCAGGAGGAACTACCAAATGAGGATTGAAGACAGGTTTAACAACCTAAAACTCGACAAGACAGAGCAGAACCAGAAGGCAGAGAAGAAGAAGGCTGCCCAGAACGGTTCCGCATCCTCAGCTGCAGAGAAGGATACCATAAGTATATCTTCCCAGGCAAGGACCGCCTCCACACTCACCAAGCAGCTCAAAGACTCTCCCGAAGTCAGAACCGAGCTTGTTAATGAAATCAGGGAGAAGATCGAAAGCGGAAACTACAACGTATCCGGCCGTCAGGTTGCCGAAAAGGTTGTTAACGCCGCCATCGACGATATCTTCTAAATAACCCTGCATATCAACGGCGTCTCATTACTTCACCCGGAGGTAATGGGATGGGAAAGATCGAAAACCTCGTTGAAATACTCGAATCGCAGTGCAGTCTGTATTCTGAGCTTATAGAGATCATGGCCCTTGAGAAAGAGGCCGTAACACGCTGGAACGTGGACGATACCATCGAACTCACCAAGCGCAAGGATACCGTTCTGTATAAGGAGAAGGTTCTGGAGGAGGCAAGAAAAACCTCCATCAAGAAGCTCTCCCTCGAACTCGGAATCGAGGACATAACCCTTTCAGATATAATTGAAACCTGCCAAGACGAGGAGCAGCGCTCACGCCTTCAGTCCGTACGTGAGAGACTGAGTAATCTCGTTTCCAAACTGAACGATGAGAACCTCGCACTCAAGATAATCTATCGAACCAATATCGGTCTTGTCTCCGAGTTCTTCGACAGACTCGGCATAACAAGCACCAAAACCTATGGCGGAACAAGCAAACCCGCCAAAGGAACCACCTCTATCATTGACAGAAGAGGCTAGGAGGACACCATGTCCAATATATACGGAATGCTTTCATCCGGTATCTCAGGCCTCATGGCCGCCCAGGCGGGTATCGATGTTAGCGGACACAACATAGCAAACGTCAACACCGACGGCTACTCACGCCAGACAGTGAGCCTCGACACGCAGTCGCCGGCATTATACAGCCAGAACATGTTCGGCCGGGGCGTTACCGTTGAGGATATCAACAGGGTTTATGACGAACTCCTCGCCTCAAGCGTACGTGAAGAGAATGCGGAGCTTGAATACTACAAAACCCTCCAGACAGGTCTGGAAAAGGCGAAGGTCTACTTCAACGAACTTGAGGACGGGTCCGGACTCGGCGAGGCACTGCGTGACTACTTCAACGCATGGAGTGATGTAGCGAACAACCCGCCCGATGAATCCGAAGAGGCACTCGTTAAGCGGCAGACACTCGTGGAAACCACGGAAACACTTACCCAGAAGATACACGACGGCTACGATGCCCTCTCCGCCATCCAAAAGGAATCGGACTACAATATAACCGAATACGTTAACCAGATTAACCAGATCTCTGACAATATAACGTACCTCAACAAACAGATCGCCGTTGTGGAAGCAACTGATGCACATGCAAACGACTATCGTGACCAGCGGGATGCACTCCTTAAGGAGCTTTCCGAGCTTGTAAACGTAAACGTCTATGAGCGTGAGAATACCCAGATCGCGGTATACGTCGGCGGAAACGCCCTTGTGGACGAGAATGAGAGTTTCAAGCTATACGCAGAGAGGGACACAGAGCAGGACAACAAAGTTTCCGTAAAATGGGGTACCAGCGAAAGCATAAAGGGTGAGATCGACATCTCCTCTCAGATTACCGGCGGCAAGCTCGGTGCGGAATTCGAAACCAGGGATGAGACCATAGCGGGCTATAAGGACGAACTGGACGAGCTCGCCAGCACACTCATAAACGAGACAAACCGCATCCACTCCCTCGGTCAGGGTGTTATACGACTAAATCAGATCACCTCCACAAACGGAGTACCCAACCCCTCCTTCGTCATGGGGGAGGATGCGGGAGCATTCCCTGTGGATGTAAACAAGGGAACCTTCCGTATAACTGTATACGACAGCAGCGGAGACCCCGTAGACAACTACGATATCGATATCGACCCAACGAAGGACAACCTCAACAACGTCATTGCGAAGATATCCGCAGCGGACGGCGATGTCTCCGGAGGCAAGATACAGGCCTCCCTCTCGCTCAACAACACTGTGAAGATATACTCCGAGGCTGGCTACTCCTTCGCCTTCACCGACGATACATCAAACTTCCTCGTGGGCGCAGGTATAAACTCCTACTTCAAAGGAACAGGCGCCGAGGATATCGAAATAGCGGATCTTATACAGGACAACAACCTCTACATAGCCACCGGACGCACAGGAGCGGACGGCGACAACGAGATTGCAAAGGATATAGCCGACCTCAAGTTCAAGGAAGTATTCGAGGGTGAAAGCGTAACTATCGATGAATTTTACGGATACTTCGTTTCTGGGATCGGCAGCGACAAGCACAAGGTGGACATTTTCGTGGAGACAAAACAGAACGCCCTCGATGAGATGGAACTTAAGCTCGAAGGGGTTAAGGGCGTTTCCATGGACGAGGAACTCACACTCCTCCTCCGCTTCCAGAGAAGCTACGAGGCAAGCGCACGCTTCATAACCACTGTGGACTCCATGCTCGAGAAGCTTATAAACGGCTTAGGCCTTGTGGGAAGATAATAGCATAACATATGCTGGGAGAACGGCATGAGAATAACGTTTAATTTCATGACAATGAGGTATCTGGACGGTATCCAGAAAAACCTCAACAGCGTTGCGGACGGACAGCAATCTGTCAACAAGGGAAGAAACCTCCTCACACCGGAGCAGAATCCGGTAAACTACGTCTCCGCACTCAGTATCCAGCGCCAGATAGACGAAATGGATCAGTTCAAGCGCAACGCAGAGAATGCGCTCACATGGATAACAAACGAGGACAACGAACTCCAGAGGGCCTCAAGCATCATATCCGATGCCCTTAACGAGTACGCCGTATACGGTCTTAACGACAGCCAGAACGCAACATCCAGAAAAGCACTCGCCGGGGACGTCAAGAACGTTCTCGATTCCATGGTGGATATCGGCAACGCAAACTACATGGGAAGGTACATCTTCTCCGGATACGAAACCCAGACAGAGCCCTTCACAGATGACCCCGCAGAGGTCAGCAGTGTTGTATCAAACCAGGACGGCGGCGAAGCCTTCGTGAGAAAGCTGTACTCAGATATGCCCGAACTACCCGAGGACTCATACAGGATACAGGTAACCGTAACCAACGGCATAGCTAAGCTCACCATGAAGGACAGCAACAATAAAACCATGCTCGTGGACACCAACGGCGCCGATGAGTCCGCTGGTAACGGTAACAACACATACTACGAGATGAGCATGAAGTATCAGGAAGGTATGGTGATGAACACCGGAAGGGGTGTTGGCATCAAGCTTCCTGAGAAGGATATGGAAGGGAGAACCCTCACCCTCGACTTCAACTTCAAACCCGGCGGAGATATCCGCTACAAGGGGGATGACGGCGTTGTAAGTACAAAGATAGGCTACAATCAGGACGTTTCCATCAACATGACGGGGAGAGAAACCTTCATGGAGACCTACCGTACCCTTAGAGGTACGGTCACAAATACAACAAACGATCTTCATATAACGGAGACAACGTACCTCTCGGACATAGACGGCTCCAACGCAAACATTGCGGACTATATAAACATCAGCGGAACGGACCACAACGGATATAAGATCGGAACGGCAAGGCTTCTCGCTCCTGCCAACGTTGAGCTCGATATGAGCGAAACCACAGATGACGAAAGGCTTGTTCAACTCCGCTACGCCGATGAGGTTTTCGATATCCAGATGGAGCAGAAGGGCTACTCTGACATAGAAGAGGTTATCTTCGAAATAAACCGTGATCTTGAAAACTACGGGCTCGGCGATGAGATAACCGCCGTTAACGACGGCGACCGTGTTATGTTCATGAGCAAGAAGAGCGGCGACAACGTCAAGATAGAGCTTGCCGGAGCCGCCCACAGCACCCTGGGCTTCCACGATCCCACACCCATGACTCAGGGTGATTTCAGCTACTCCGCAACCGGCAAAGACACCACCTTTGAGCTATACTACGAAGAATTCAACCAGGCCGTAACAACGGTTTACAAGGATGAAAGCGGAAGCGGCGGCCCCGATAACCGTGCGGATCTCAGCCCCGGAAACCACGAAATATTCATAAACGGCGAAAGCGTAACCTTCACGGTAAACGCTGCAGATACCGCACAGGATATCGAAGACAGCATTAATCAGGGAATCAAGGATGCAGGCTTCGCCTTTGAGGTTACCGCAGATGTAACCGACACCGGTGGAGCACCCCTCTACGAGCTCAAGTTCACCATGCACAACATGAACTCAGGCAACGATACATATCTGGCCACAAGGGTATCAGCGGCGGGCGGAGCGGATGACTACCAGTTCTCCACCCCCAGAGACTCGGACTACCCCTCTGGAAACGAAAAGAGGGTGAGCGATCTCCTAGAATTCGTTGAGGATCTCTACGATAACGCTGTGGACGCATCCCTTGATAATGGAAAATTCAAGATCACGGATCTCAGAAGTGGAGACAGCAGGCTCAGCTTCGGAATAAACGAGAGCAACACAGGCATAGGATACCCCATGCTTGAGAAGAATATGGTACTCTCCGGCAAATACGAGGGAACCATCGATGACCGCTGGTCCATCAACATGGAATACGAAGCCGCAGACCCCGCAGACCCTGCCGACTTCGACAAGCTTCTTCTCACAGTACACGATAAGAACGGCAACCTTATCCATGAGGATACCGTGGCCAGAGACGGCTACTCCGGTGAACCCATCGAACTTACCCAGGGTGTTTTCATAACCCTTGGACAGATCGAGACCACCACAAGTTTCTCTGTGGATATGACATCGAAGACAAACCTCAGCTTCGGCGATATAAACATCATTGAGGACGGCTCGAATGTGGACGTTTTCCGTTCGCTGAATAATCTCTACGATGCACTCAACCTTAACATCCCCGAATCAGGCATCGGAGCCCCCAGCGCATGGAGGGACGACAGCCTCAACTCCACAGCCGTACCCTATTTCGACGGAGAGTTCCGTGGTAACTATAACGACCTTCTCACCTATGAGGTGCAGACAACCAACGACCTCACAGAGATGTATATCCAGAGGGAGCTCAAGGTTGATACCGAACCGGTTAAGTATATCCCCAATGCGGATCTCGACTTCGATCTCTATATAAGAGACGGAAACGAGGTTACAAAGAAGAATATCTCCATCGGTAGAGACAACATCTTCGATTCGCTCACAAACCCCACTACGGGTGCTGAGCCCACCGAACTCGCAATTAACGATGACTCTCACCTTGATATATACTATCAGGACAGCGGCGTATGGAGCTCGGCAAGGGTTACGGTTCCCGCAGGAAACTATGCGGATGCGGCGGCAGTTGCGGCAGCGATTAATGCACACCCCAACCTCCCCGCCGGTGTAGTGGCCTCGGATAACCCGGACGGAACCCTGACACTCTCCCCCGGCGGAACAGTGAGTGATGTTGTTGTGGCTGGTGACGTAAACGAAGAGCTCGGTTTCGACAACTTCCTCCCCTCAGAGGTAATAACCGACAGCATCATCAGGACTATCAATCAGGATCCGGACCTCTCCGATCTTGATGTTAGGGGATACAACGATAACGGTAAGCTTGTAATAAACTCCGGCTCCGGAACCCATGAGATAAGCATGGTTCCCCTGAACGAGCAGACAGCATACATGTTCAACCTGGAGAACTCTGCAAATACCGGAGCAAAAGCGGCACAGCTTAACTTTGCCCAGCCGAAGGTTCTTGACCTTAACTACTACGACAGCGCCACCGATACTTGGAACAACTCGACCATCAACGTCCCGGCAGACCCCTCAGGCGAATACGCAACCATGACGGACCTTCTGGCGGCGATAAACGGTGCCGGACTCCCCGCCGGAGTAACAGCAACAGCGAATGCGGAAGGCAGAATAACCTTCAACGCTGGAGGAACAATATCCCAGATATTCGTATCAGGAAACCCCGCTGCTTCGGCGGATCCGAACGAGACAGACACAACCCTCGGCTTCTACGATATCCGTGATGCCCAGAGTATCGATGGCCACGAGGATGCGAACCTGTTTCTGGCAGATGCGAACCAGGCCGAGCGTACCCTAACATTCTTCTACAACGACGGAACAGAAAAACGTACATCTATCAGTGTGGAAGCTAAAGATTATGCAAATGTGGACGAACTTATAGCAGAGATAAATACGGAACTCGGCGATGCCGGTCTCGCTCCTGATATCCAGGCGGAGAAAAGAGGAGACGGACGGATATCCTTCGTATACGGAGGAGCTGTTAACGATTTCCATGTCTCAGGTGACTACGACGGAACTATGGGGTTCTACAAAGCTGGAACCGAAGCGAAGATCAAGGTCACCGGCCAGAACGGCGAACTTGTGGGTTCATACACCATGGACACCGCCAACGAGAAATACTACGTAACCGACGGGGTATATAACCATTACGACCCCGGCTACCTCTACGCTACGGATACGTACACCTCGGCGGTGGGCTCAGGTATAGAACACGAAGTACCCATTCTGGACAGAGGGGAAACTCAGATTCACCAGTCCCTCACAACGGTGGGAACAAGGCAGAACAGGGTCGATTCCGTGGTAAACTTCCACACTACCCTCACCACCACCAATGAGGAGATAAAGGCCGAGTTCCTCGGCTCCAAGCCCGAGGATCAGACCGAAGCCATCATGGAATACAAGATGGCGATGCAGGCCTATGAAACGGCTCTGAATACTTCGGCCAGGGTGATGACGATGTCGCTCCTTAATTTCCTTTGATGAGACATACTAAGAGGTGAGATATGCAGACCAACCTTGCAAAGAGCAAAGAGGTTACAATGGAAAGAAATAAACTCGTATCAAAAAAACTGGGCGAGATTGAATACGGCGAAGAGGATGTTATCACCCTCTCCTCACCGATACTCGGGTTCCCCGATCTCTCTGATTTCCTACTGATTTCAAAGGAGGACTCATACCCTTTCCTCTGGCTTCAGTCGGTGGAGGATTCAAACGTATGCTTCATCCTCATTGAGCCGCAGATATTCCATACGGACTATAAGCCAAAACTCAATAAGAGAGAGTTTAAGATACTTGGCGCAGAAGAGAACGAGGAGAATATCAAACTCCTCTCCATCGTTGTTGTTCCCAGCAACCCTAAGGAGGCTACGGTTAACCTCAGAGCTCCCATTTTACTAAATACAGAGAAAAAACTTGCGAAACAGGTTATACTTGAGGATGACAGGTGGCAGATTAAGGCACCGTTATTCGTCAACAAGGAAAAGTAATGCTTGTCTTATCAAGGAAGTCTAACGAGAGTATAATTATCGGAGACAACATCGAGATTCGTATCGTTGAAGTCTCGGGCAGAAACGTCAAGCTGGGGATTGATGCCCCGAAGGACGTTTCTGTCCATCGAAAGGAGATATACGAGGCGATCAAGGATGAAAACATCCAGGCCGCCAGCGAGGAGAACCTCGTGTCTATTGTGGATTTCTTCAAGAATCAGAAGTAGCCCGCCTTATTATTTAATCCATTAAATTTCCCTGCCGCTACACTCGGCAAAGCCTTCGCTTTGCTTACTTCCGGCTACATAAATTGAATAGAATTCAATTTAACTCCGCCTTCAGGGCTTCCATCCATGGAAGCCTGTTGAGTAGCAACCATATTTGTATGATTAGCATAAGATTTCATGGACGAAAGCTCGCTTGCGTAAGTGAGAAGGAAGTCTCTTTCTTCGAACGGCAGAATAATTTCCATGGATGGAAAATTATTCAGATAGATAAAGGAGTTTTTAAGGGGATTCTAAGGGGAAAGTTTTCCCTAAAAATTCCCCCTTAGTCTTTATTTTATGTATGGAATTTACCATCCATGGAAATTCCATCGCTGTTCGGGCAAGGAAACCTTGCCCTCTCGTACTTCCGGCTGCGTGAATTGTGCAGAGCCCAATTCTACTACGCCTTCAGAGCCAACATCTATGTTGGCTTTATTATATCAAACATAAATGCTTGATTATCATAAGATTTCATGGATGAAAGCGTACTACACATCAATCATTAAAATAATTATCAAAATGGGTTTTTAAGGGGATCCTAAGGGGAAAGTTTTCCCTAAAAATTTCCCCTTAGTCTTATTCTTTACATAATTAAATCCGAAATTAGTCACAAATCCCTTTGTTTTGCGCTTTCGCGCCACATACTTTTTAGAAAAGTATGGCGTGCTTTAGCACGAAGCCTAATTAATTCAGGGAAATTCATCATCCTGAGAATTTCCCTGCCGCTACGCTTGGCAAAGCCTTCGTTTCGCTTACTTCCGTGTTGGCTTTATTCGCTTCAACCTTTAAAAAATTCCAAAATGGGTTTTTAAGGGGATTCTAAGGGGAAAGTTTTCCCTAAAAATTTCCCCTTAAGTCTTTTCTATAAATAATAACATTCGAAATAAGCCACTAATTATTTCTAATAAGAGTATGAAAGCAAAAGATCGCAGGGAACTTTTTAGGGAACAAAGTTCCCCACACCCCTCAAAAACCCATTCTAGTCTATTTAAATAGTCACCCATCCATGGAAATTATTCAGATAAATAAAGATGCGTTTTTAGTGGAATCTAATCGATAGGTAGAGGCTGTTTAGTCTCCCCCTTTTTCATCTTCAATGGTTTCCAGCCTGCGGGAGAGTTCACCCGTTTTCATACCGAGCTTGATAAGGTATCCGCCAAGCAAAACCCAAATTACTGCATACGCTGCAAATAGATATTCAACACTGCCCATATCATCAGTCTCCTTTTATATTCATTTGATTATTTTCTTGTAACGGCGTAATCGCCCGCTTCGATTCTCTTCTTAATCCGCTTCTTCATGGACTCACGCTTAAGCATAGAGAGTCTATCCAGGAAAAGAACCCCTTCGAGGTGGTCCATCTCATGCTGCAGAGCCCTTGCCAGAAAGCCATCAGCCTCAATAACAAGCTCTTCGCCATCCTCATTGAGCGCCTTCACAGTAACCTTATCCGGCCTTGTAACGGGCTCGTACTCTCCGGGTATGCTGAGGCATCCCTCCTCACCGAGGACAGTTTCCTCACCGAAATCTACAATCTGTGGGTTAACAAGCTTCATGAGGCCGTCCGGCTCTTCGCCTGCTGAGATGTCAACCACAATAACTCTTTTATTCACACCAACCTGGGGCGCCGCAAGGCCTACACCCATGTTCTCATACATGGTCTCTGCCATATTATCCAAAAGTGTGCGTATCTCTTCATCCACAACCTCTACGGGCAGATTCTCCCTGCGGAGCACCTCATCGGGGAATGTTCTTATCTGTAAAACCACTGATCCACTCCTTTTTAAATTAAAATAATATAAGAGGGGGAATATTTCAACGTTTCAGAAACTCCTCAAAGGAATACTGTGTGAAATACGCCTCCATTGCCCTCTCTGCGCTCTGTCTGATCCTGTCGTCTTCAATTACGGCGCAGATATCCTTCGCCGCCTTCAGTTCCCTGTCGGTGGGATTTCTGGAGGGCTTGGGTCTTTTTTCCTCTTTATGCTTCTTAGGGCGAAAAACAAAGCGGATATCCTCCGCATTCATCCCTATTTCCGCTAGCTGTTCAAGGACATCCTGCTTCATGAAGGTCAGCTCGGTGAGCCACATCTGATCACTTACGCCAAC encodes:
- the fliW gene encoding flagellar assembly protein FliW — its product is MQTNLAKSKEVTMERNKLVSKKLGEIEYGEEDVITLSSPILGFPDLSDFLLISKEDSYPFLWLQSVEDSNVCFILIEPQIFHTDYKPKLNKREFKILGAEENEENIKLLSIVVVPSNPKEATVNLRAPILLNTEKKLAKQVILEDDRWQIKAPLFVNKEK
- a CDS encoding DUF721 domain-containing protein; protein product: MKKVSELIEGRLAENSREYYVLARAWREAVGPAVSDAAMPVKMEGATLIVGVSDQMWLTELTFMKQDVLEQLAEIGMNAEDIRFVFRPKKHKEEKRPKPSRNPTDRELKAAKDICAVIEDDRIRQSAERAMEAYFTQYSFEEFLKR
- the flgN gene encoding flagellar export chaperone FlgN, producing the protein MGKIENLVEILESQCSLYSELIEIMALEKEAVTRWNVDDTIELTKRKDTVLYKEKVLEEARKTSIKKLSLELGIEDITLSDIIETCQDEEQRSRLQSVRERLSNLVSKLNDENLALKIIYRTNIGLVSEFFDRLGITSTKTYGGTSKPAKGTTSIIDRRG
- the flgM gene encoding flagellar biosynthesis anti-sigma factor FlgM — translated: MRIEDRFNNLKLDKTEQNQKAEKKKAAQNGSASSAAEKDTISISSQARTASTLTKQLKDSPEVRTELVNEIREKIESGNYNVSGRQVAEKVVNAAIDDIF
- the flgK gene encoding flagellar hook-associated protein FlgK — its product is MSNIYGMLSSGISGLMAAQAGIDVSGHNIANVNTDGYSRQTVSLDTQSPALYSQNMFGRGVTVEDINRVYDELLASSVREENAELEYYKTLQTGLEKAKVYFNELEDGSGLGEALRDYFNAWSDVANNPPDESEEALVKRQTLVETTETLTQKIHDGYDALSAIQKESDYNITEYVNQINQISDNITYLNKQIAVVEATDAHANDYRDQRDALLKELSELVNVNVYERENTQIAVYVGGNALVDENESFKLYAERDTEQDNKVSVKWGTSESIKGEIDISSQITGGKLGAEFETRDETIAGYKDELDELASTLINETNRIHSLGQGVIRLNQITSTNGVPNPSFVMGEDAGAFPVDVNKGTFRITVYDSSGDPVDNYDIDIDPTKDNLNNVIAKISAADGDVSGGKIQASLSLNNTVKIYSEAGYSFAFTDDTSNFLVGAGINSYFKGTGAEDIEIADLIQDNNLYIATGRTGADGDNEIAKDIADLKFKEVFEGESVTIDEFYGYFVSGIGSDKHKVDIFVETKQNALDEMELKLEGVKGVSMDEELTLLLRFQRSYEASARFITTVDSMLEKLINGLGLVGR
- the def gene encoding peptide deformylase — translated: MVLQIRTFPDEVLRRENLPVEVVDEEIRTLLDNMAETMYENMGVGLAAPQVGVNKRVIVVDISAGEEPDGLMKLVNPQIVDFGEETVLGEEGCLSIPGEYEPVTRPDKVTVKALNEDGEELVIEADGFLARALQHEMDHLEGVLFLDRLSMLKRESMKKRIKKRIEAGDYAVTRK
- the csrA gene encoding carbon storage regulator CsrA, whose product is MLVLSRKSNESIIIGDNIEIRIVEVSGRNVKLGIDAPKDVSVHRKEIYEAIKDENIQAASEENLVSIVDFFKNQK
- a CDS encoding CcmD family protein, which codes for MGSVEYLFAAYAVIWVLLGGYLIKLGMKTGELSRRLETIEDEKGGD